In Brevibacillus brevis, a genomic segment contains:
- a CDS encoding IclR family transcriptional regulator: METKKTAKLETGDRILKILECFTLEKPEWGVSELSEHLQVYKSVVHRALVTLENRGFVKQNPENQKYSLGIKLFELGMIAASQINIRTIAKPIMEELCEQTNETVMLMIVDHLDGICIEKVESSQSVRYTSPMGKRVPLHAGATTKILLAYLPEERIRQIISKELPSFTKYTVVDPAELQRELETIREQGYSISANDFSLGGMGIAVPIRDYTGNVVAGLSISGLEIRMSKDKDRLLWLCQQAAHDISKRLGAR; encoded by the coding sequence ATGGAAACGAAGAAAACAGCCAAATTAGAGACTGGGGACAGGATTCTGAAGATTTTGGAATGCTTTACCCTGGAAAAGCCGGAGTGGGGAGTATCCGAGCTTAGCGAGCATTTGCAGGTGTACAAAAGCGTAGTGCACAGGGCGCTCGTGACGCTGGAAAATCGCGGCTTCGTGAAACAAAATCCGGAGAACCAAAAATACTCGCTCGGCATCAAGCTGTTTGAGCTGGGGATGATCGCCGCCAGCCAGATCAACATCCGCACCATTGCCAAACCGATCATGGAAGAGCTGTGCGAGCAGACGAACGAGACGGTCATGCTAATGATTGTAGACCATTTGGATGGCATTTGCATCGAAAAAGTCGAGTCTTCCCAAAGTGTCCGCTACACGTCGCCTATGGGGAAACGCGTCCCTCTCCACGCCGGTGCGACCACCAAAATCCTGCTGGCCTACCTGCCGGAGGAGAGGATTCGGCAAATCATTTCAAAGGAGCTGCCGAGCTTCACCAAGTACACCGTCGTAGATCCGGCCGAGCTGCAAAGGGAGCTGGAGACGATCAGGGAGCAAGGCTACTCGATTTCCGCGAACGATTTTTCGTTGGGCGGGATGGGCATCGCCGTGCCGATTCGCGATTATACGGGCAATGTCGTCGCGGGCCTTTCGATTTCCGGATTGGAGATCCGAATGAGCAAAGACAAAGATCGTTTGCTTTGGCTATGCCAGCAGGCGGCGCATGACATATCCAAGCGGCTGGGTGCCCGATAA
- a CDS encoding DUF1657 domain-containing protein, giving the protein MTVASQVKQTLASLKGAQANLESFALSTQNQQAKQLYTQAAEQTKSILTNLEQRVTELENEEPQYKGF; this is encoded by the coding sequence ATGACAGTAGCATCCCAAGTAAAGCAAACCCTGGCAAGTTTGAAGGGCGCGCAGGCGAATCTGGAATCGTTTGCACTCAGCACCCAAAACCAACAGGCAAAGCAACTGTATACACAAGCGGCTGAACAGACCAAATCCATTCTCACCAACCTGGAACAACGCGTGACAGAACTGGAAAACGAAGAACCGCAATATAAAGGATTCTAA
- a CDS encoding DUF421 domain-containing protein, whose product MPEWLNLVIRSVVAIVYLFVLTKLIGKRQIRQLTYIEYIVGITIGSIAAFMATDMDGPMYHSLIALTIIGLFPVLMDWLSLKSKTIRNLVEGNATILIKDGKILEDNLKKERLTTEDLLEQLRIKNVFRAADVEFALMEANGEVSVLLKSQNQPVTPQHLELVVSPAEEPQAVIMDGVIMDEPLATIGLNRRWLRTELEKAGVALENVFLGQVDKGGQLYLDLYDDKLQVAQPIEMKLTYATLKKCQADLELFALDTQDKRMKRFYQYDAEKLQGVIDQVRPLLIR is encoded by the coding sequence ATGCCTGAATGGCTTAATCTTGTCATCCGGTCCGTAGTAGCCATCGTGTATTTGTTTGTGCTGACCAAGCTGATTGGAAAAAGGCAGATTCGTCAGCTTACATACATCGAGTACATCGTGGGAATCACCATCGGATCCATCGCTGCCTTCATGGCGACGGACATGGATGGCCCCATGTACCACAGTCTGATCGCCTTGACCATCATCGGGCTGTTTCCCGTTTTAATGGATTGGCTGTCGTTGAAAAGCAAGACAATCCGGAATCTGGTGGAGGGCAACGCCACGATTCTCATCAAAGACGGCAAGATTCTGGAAGACAACCTGAAAAAAGAGCGGCTGACGACGGAAGACCTGCTGGAACAATTGCGAATTAAAAATGTGTTCCGTGCGGCAGACGTGGAATTTGCCTTGATGGAAGCGAACGGAGAAGTAAGCGTGCTGCTCAAGTCGCAGAATCAGCCTGTCACTCCACAGCACCTGGAGCTGGTCGTCTCTCCTGCGGAAGAGCCCCAGGCGGTCATTATGGACGGCGTCATCATGGACGAACCATTGGCGACGATCGGGCTGAACCGCAGATGGCTGAGGACCGAGCTGGAAAAAGCCGGAGTTGCGCTGGAGAACGTATTTCTCGGGCAAGTCGACAAAGGCGGGCAGCTGTATCTGGACTTGTATGACGACAAATTGCAGGTAGCCCAGCCCATTGAGATGAAGCTGACGTATGCCACCTTGAAAAAATGCCAGGCGGATTTGGAGCTGTTTGCCCTGGATACACAGGACAAGCGGATGAAACGGTTTTACCAGTACGACGCGGAAAAGCTGCAGGGCGTGATCGATCAGGTAAGGCCGCTCTTGATACGCTGA
- a CDS encoding AraC family transcriptional regulator: MAWMKRMNDALGYIEENLAGRIDHAQAAKIACCSVHHFQRMFSFIAGVPLSEYIRRRRLTLSAFELQTTGGKVLDIALKYGYDSPEAFARAFHALHGVAPTAARNSGVPLQAYPRMAFSLTVKGEVGMKYRIEQTEAFSVVGFKERVPMKDAFQVIPRLWEQAKEKGQMDQLIELLWSEPTRMPRGILGICADGNFGTNDEFDYYLASLSDREPAEGMEKLNFPKSTWAVFEITPDLDVQGIWQRLYTEWIPTSEYELANVPGIECYCPPGHHPQAEVWIAVEKKQGR, translated from the coding sequence ATGGCTTGGATGAAGAGAATGAACGACGCTCTCGGCTACATAGAGGAAAACCTGGCAGGCAGGATTGATCATGCCCAAGCGGCGAAAATCGCTTGCTGCTCTGTCCATCATTTTCAACGGATGTTCTCGTTTATCGCAGGAGTACCGCTCTCCGAATACATCAGACGAAGGCGGCTGACTCTTTCCGCTTTCGAACTGCAAACCACCGGCGGCAAAGTGCTCGACATCGCCCTCAAGTACGGATACGATTCTCCGGAAGCATTTGCTCGCGCTTTTCACGCGTTGCACGGAGTTGCTCCGACCGCTGCGCGGAATTCCGGTGTACCGCTGCAGGCATACCCGCGTATGGCTTTTTCCCTTACCGTGAAAGGAGAGGTCGGAATGAAGTATCGGATCGAACAAACCGAAGCGTTTTCAGTCGTAGGTTTCAAAGAACGGGTCCCTATGAAGGACGCTTTTCAAGTGATTCCCCGCCTGTGGGAGCAGGCAAAAGAAAAGGGACAAATGGATCAGCTCATCGAGCTCCTTTGGTCGGAACCTACACGTATGCCACGAGGAATACTCGGAATTTGTGCCGACGGAAATTTCGGAACCAATGACGAGTTTGATTACTACCTGGCTTCCCTTTCCGATCGGGAGCCTGCAGAAGGCATGGAGAAGCTGAATTTCCCAAAGAGCACCTGGGCCGTGTTTGAAATTACTCCGGACTTGGATGTTCAAGGAATTTGGCAAAGGCTGTACACCGAGTGGATTCCTACTTCCGAGTACGAACTGGCAAACGTGCCCGGCATCGAATGCTATTGTCCCCCTGGGCACCACCCCCAAGCCGAAGTATGGATCGCGGTCGAAAAAAAGCAGGGCAGATGA
- a CDS encoding GMC family oxidoreductase yields the protein MGSHRKKDGDLVYDYIIVGTGPAGAVLAKTLTDDKKTSVLLLEAGDNNDQDEPIRDSTFAPELEELFFPQYFWQGEGVPQEALDDRSFEWTTGRLSGGGSSINGEQYVRPTSAVLAEWERLLGPLWSPQLALERFKALENFHGISGTSEVHGHNGRIDIRQAPTDPTVMARKLVRAIEQATGFKEIVDYNNPQTPLGPFTRWQLYQMPNGQRESSSTAFLSSDIMTPAGRGVQGRKLRVLYKSTALRILFRQQRAVGVEFLRAGQRVRAHARRKIIVSAGINSPQLLMLSGIGPASMLEQAGIPVIFDNPHVGQNLTNHTLNFATFTTNPLDRPLPLNDPNALYTGGAFLPDPTPGSDQSRRGVQLIGLGSENQLTIAILYLQPKSRGSIQLQNNDPLKIVLADEGFLNNPADMEAVKAIYRTYIRNIAAKLTAIDQRYRLVSPTLDIINNDARLEDFIRQNFDHNHHQQAFLRMAPLREGGVVDRRGHVHGVEDLIVADASIIPFTVDGNTSAAAYLIGYTIAQQLRKK from the coding sequence GTGGGATCACATCGAAAGAAAGATGGGGATTTGGTTTATGACTACATTATTGTCGGGACAGGTCCGGCCGGGGCCGTGTTGGCAAAAACGCTGACGGATGATAAAAAAACCTCCGTTTTGTTACTGGAGGCAGGGGACAATAACGATCAGGATGAACCGATCCGAGATTCAACATTCGCTCCCGAGCTGGAAGAACTATTCTTTCCACAGTATTTTTGGCAAGGCGAGGGAGTCCCCCAGGAAGCCCTGGACGACCGTTCCTTTGAATGGACGACCGGCAGGCTTTCGGGCGGCGGATCATCGATCAACGGCGAGCAGTATGTCCGACCTACATCAGCTGTGCTTGCAGAATGGGAAAGGCTCCTCGGTCCCCTTTGGTCGCCTCAGCTGGCACTGGAGCGCTTCAAAGCCTTGGAGAATTTTCACGGAATCTCGGGCACGTCCGAAGTACATGGACACAACGGTCGTATCGACATTCGCCAGGCCCCGACGGATCCGACGGTCATGGCCAGAAAGCTGGTTAGAGCGATCGAGCAGGCAACGGGATTCAAAGAAATCGTCGACTACAACAATCCGCAGACACCACTCGGCCCTTTTACCCGCTGGCAGTTGTATCAAATGCCAAATGGTCAACGGGAAAGCTCCTCCACCGCTTTTCTCTCATCGGATATCATGACTCCTGCCGGCCGTGGGGTTCAAGGCCGAAAGCTGCGGGTTCTTTATAAGTCGACAGCCCTTCGCATCCTGTTTCGTCAGCAGCGTGCCGTTGGCGTGGAATTTCTCAGGGCTGGCCAGCGCGTCCGTGCTCATGCTCGCCGGAAAATCATCGTTTCGGCCGGAATCAATAGTCCGCAGCTTTTGATGCTCTCCGGGATTGGGCCCGCTTCCATGCTTGAACAAGCAGGGATTCCTGTCATATTCGATAATCCGCACGTGGGTCAAAACCTTACGAACCACACGCTAAACTTCGCGACCTTTACCACCAATCCGCTCGATCGTCCCCTGCCTTTGAATGATCCGAATGCTCTGTATACAGGCGGAGCCTTCTTGCCAGATCCCACTCCCGGCTCCGATCAAAGCCGTCGCGGAGTGCAGCTGATCGGGCTGGGATCGGAAAATCAGCTGACGATCGCGATTCTTTATTTGCAGCCCAAAAGCCGTGGCTCCATTCAACTGCAGAACAACGATCCTTTGAAGATCGTGCTCGCAGATGAAGGATTTTTGAACAACCCGGCGGACATGGAAGCCGTAAAAGCCATCTACAGGACGTACATCAGGAATATCGCGGCAAAGCTGACGGCGATCGATCAAAGGTACCGCCTGGTCTCACCCACCCTGGATATCATCAACAACGACGCCAGGCTGGAGGACTTCATCCGGCAAAATTTTGACCATAACCATCATCAGCAGGCGTTCTTGCGGATGGCTCCTTTGCGCGAGGGAGGCGTGGTCGATCGGCGGGGGCATGTCCACGGCGTGGAAGATTTGATTGTGGCTGACGCTTCCATCATTCCGTTTACCGTTGACGGAAATACTTCGGCTGCTGCTTATCTGATTGGGTATACGATTGCTCAGCAATTGCGGAAAAAGTAG
- the spoVAD gene encoding stage V sporulation protein AD, with protein MRQGHQSWVFPSKPVIAASAAIGGPFEAKGPLAEDFDTLHGDLMMGQDSWEKAERVLLEEACDKAIAKANLTKEQIHFMLAGDLMNQTISANFSARTLAIPFLGIFGACSTSMEGLALAAQLVDSGAADYVLAATSSHNAAAEKQYRYPTEYGGQKPPTAQWTVTGAGAAVVAKEGSGPRIQAATIGKIVDMGLSDPFNMGGAMAPAALATLETHFRDLQLPHDHYDLVVTGDLGKVGHSILSELLPNHNVHIPLDRYVDCGMLIYGDNPQVWSGGSGCGCCATVTYGHLLGKMKAGKIKRMLVVATGALLSPISYQQGESIPCIAHAVAIEA; from the coding sequence ATGCGCCAAGGTCACCAGTCCTGGGTGTTTCCCAGCAAGCCGGTCATTGCCGCCTCGGCTGCGATTGGCGGTCCATTCGAGGCGAAGGGACCGCTGGCCGAAGATTTTGATACGCTTCACGGCGACCTCATGATGGGCCAGGACAGCTGGGAAAAGGCGGAGCGGGTATTGCTGGAGGAAGCCTGCGACAAAGCCATCGCGAAGGCGAATCTCACCAAAGAACAAATTCATTTCATGCTGGCCGGCGATTTGATGAATCAAACGATTTCCGCCAACTTTTCGGCCCGCACGCTCGCCATCCCTTTCCTCGGAATTTTCGGCGCTTGCTCCACCTCGATGGAAGGCTTGGCCCTGGCAGCCCAGCTGGTAGACAGCGGGGCTGCTGATTACGTATTGGCAGCTACCAGCAGCCACAATGCTGCCGCTGAAAAGCAGTACCGCTATCCGACGGAATACGGCGGGCAAAAACCGCCTACCGCCCAATGGACCGTCACGGGAGCCGGGGCAGCCGTCGTCGCAAAGGAAGGGAGCGGGCCGCGCATCCAGGCGGCGACCATCGGCAAAATCGTGGATATGGGCTTGAGCGACCCGTTCAACATGGGAGGAGCCATGGCGCCGGCAGCATTGGCGACATTGGAGACGCACTTTCGGGATTTGCAGCTACCGCACGACCACTACGACCTGGTCGTCACTGGCGATCTGGGAAAGGTCGGGCATTCCATTCTCTCTGAACTGCTCCCCAATCACAACGTACATATTCCGCTGGATCGATACGTGGATTGCGGCATGCTGATTTACGGGGACAATCCCCAAGTATGGTCAGGAGGAAGCGGATGCGGTTGCTGCGCGACTGTCACGTATGGCCATTTGCTCGGAAAAATGAAGGCAGGCAAGATCAAGCGGATGCTGGTGGTTGCCACGGGAGCGCTGCTTTCCCCCATTTCGTACCAGCAAGGCGAGAGCATTCCGTGCATCGCCCACGCCGTAGCGATCGAAGCGTAA
- the spoVAE gene encoding stage V sporulation protein AE, whose translation MTFLWAFLVGGTICLIGQFLIDVVKLTPAHTMSSLVVAGAVLDGVGLYEPLIKFAGAGATVPITSFGNALVHGAMAEAEKTGLIGIVTGIFEVTSAGISAAIVFGFIMALLFRPKG comes from the coding sequence ATGACGTTTCTCTGGGCATTTCTGGTGGGTGGAACGATCTGCCTGATCGGACAGTTTCTGATTGATGTGGTGAAATTAACCCCGGCCCACACCATGTCGTCCTTGGTAGTGGCCGGGGCGGTGCTGGATGGCGTAGGCTTGTACGAACCGTTGATCAAGTTTGCAGGCGCGGGGGCAACCGTGCCGATTACCAGCTTTGGCAATGCGCTGGTGCACGGCGCGATGGCGGAAGCGGAAAAAACGGGACTGATCGGCATTGTCACGGGAATTTTTGAAGTGACCAGTGCCGGTATATCGGCGGCGATTGTATTTGGGTTCATTATGGCGCTCTTGTTTCGGCCGAAGGGTTGA
- the spoVAC gene encoding stage V sporulation protein AC, producing the protein MADQKKKKLTLTQLKYQELAKRHEPPRPLARNFVRAFLVGGVICLIGQALQEMFIRYFDFTEKTAGNPTAAVLIFLSALLTGLGLYDRIAQWAGAGTSVPVTGFANSIASAAIDHRSEGFVLGVGGNMFKLAGSVIVFGVTSAFFIGLIKTVFNILSTMGE; encoded by the coding sequence ATGGCTGACCAAAAAAAGAAAAAGCTTACGTTGACGCAACTGAAATATCAGGAGCTGGCCAAACGGCATGAGCCTCCCCGGCCTCTGGCACGAAACTTCGTCAGGGCCTTTCTGGTGGGCGGCGTCATTTGTCTGATCGGACAAGCTCTGCAGGAGATGTTCATTCGTTATTTTGACTTCACGGAGAAGACGGCAGGCAATCCGACTGCGGCCGTATTGATCTTCCTTTCAGCCCTGCTGACCGGACTGGGGCTGTATGACCGGATCGCTCAGTGGGCCGGCGCGGGAACGAGCGTCCCGGTTACAGGGTTCGCCAATTCCATCGCGTCTGCGGCGATCGATCACCGCAGCGAAGGATTCGTCCTGGGAGTAGGCGGAAACATGTTCAAGCTGGCGGGATCCGTGATTGTATTTGGGGTCACTTCCGCATTTTTCATTGGGCTGATCAAGACCGTGTTCAACATCTTGTCAACAATGGGGGAATGA